From Arthrobacter sp. FW306-2-2C-D06B, a single genomic window includes:
- a CDS encoding DUF1684 domain-containing protein translates to MSATAPASNAQLERWQRFRNGRNAALAADHGWLTLTSFQWLESAPAAVELVPGLWSTDGTTATLTASAADGLTLVETGAPVDGTISATLQDEESLMWVQFGGADGTEVVVELATRADKYAIRTRDNSSPVLTEFDAVPTYEYNPDWVLEGRFEEYPEPVDVPIGTANPLVDGVHRSVGEVVFRAPGLPHEIRLHAEEEKLGALTVTFHDETNGNTTDEWRKLSVSRPRHDGSVVLDFNRAINYPSAFTPYGTCPMPVAGNSIDVAVEAGEKLPAGRIA, encoded by the coding sequence ATGAGCGCAACAGCCCCCGCAAGCAACGCCCAGCTGGAACGTTGGCAGCGTTTCCGCAACGGCCGCAACGCCGCCCTCGCAGCGGACCACGGCTGGCTGACCCTCACTTCCTTCCAGTGGCTCGAATCGGCACCCGCCGCCGTCGAGCTCGTCCCGGGGCTCTGGTCAACGGACGGCACGACGGCGACACTCACCGCGAGCGCGGCCGATGGGCTCACGCTCGTGGAAACGGGAGCTCCTGTGGACGGCACGATTTCGGCCACCCTCCAGGACGAGGAATCGCTCATGTGGGTGCAGTTCGGCGGCGCGGATGGCACAGAGGTGGTGGTCGAGCTGGCCACGCGCGCGGACAAGTACGCCATCCGCACCCGGGACAACTCCTCGCCAGTGTTGACGGAGTTCGACGCCGTTCCCACCTATGAATACAATCCGGACTGGGTGCTTGAAGGCCGCTTCGAGGAATACCCCGAACCGGTGGATGTTCCGATCGGGACAGCCAACCCCTTGGTGGACGGGGTGCACCGATCCGTAGGCGAGGTGGTTTTCCGGGCGCCGGGCCTTCCCCACGAGATCCGTCTGCACGCCGAGGAAGAGAAGCTCGGAGCACTGACTGTCACTTTCCACGACGAAACGAACGGCAACACCACGGACGAATGGCGCAAGCTGTCCGTCTCGCGCCCCCGGCACGATGGCTCAGTTGTGCTCGACTTCAACCGCGCCATCAACTACCCCAGCGCCTTCACCCCGTACGGGACGTGCCCCATGCCCGTGGCGGGAAATTCGATCGACGTGGCGGTCGAGGCCGGGGAGAAACTGCCGGCCGGCCGGATCGCCTGA